One genomic window of Sphingomonas sp. C3-2 includes the following:
- a CDS encoding TonB-dependent receptor domain-containing protein: MKKIAKFNGLMAGAAPVVLGFALLSAPAYAQDEAVAAEGQEIIVTGTLIKNPNLQRATPVLATTADQIELKQNNNAEEILREVPGAVPSIGSAVNNGNGGASFVNLRGLGSNRNVVLLDGVRLVPAELQGRFDLNNIPLALIERVDVLTGGASTTYGADAISGVVNFITKSDFSGLEATISNQITEKGDGNAFRADVTLGANFDDGRGNAVFSVGYQQTDPVYQGDRGFSRFQIDSYSGLPSGSGTSSPSRFTGVSTTGLDSITAGCGQGFSITCTNTQGNRQVTAAGGAFRPSSAFDAFNFNPYNIFQTPFERFNIYGAGRYEVSDAIEVYTRGIFSKNTVSTIIAPSGAFNIGVTVPLSNPFLSAAQRNAFCAFDVNPGVGYTPRFTQAECAAAATATDPSDPNYRAVGVGSRFVASDINNNGTIEAGEGYQSNPQTSLARRATEFGPRVSDFTTTFFDYRLGARGGITDNISWDVFGAYGQSENIQTQKGYWLNSRVRQALMSTNSTSCLNTANDCVPLNLFGPDGSITPGMNAFLNANSQIITKTSLAQARAMINGDVGFTLPWASDGVAFAVGGEYRKYTASQESDLLSQSGDLGGAGGAAPNIAGGFDVYEAIGELVVPVVQDKPFFEDLTIEAGIRYSSYTVDAPGKPSYDSTTWKAGGSWTPVDGVKIRGNYAHAVRAPNIFELFNPVTTALTNLGSDPCAGSAPVADANLRAICIAQGAPASTIGAIENDESGQVNATGGGNLNLKPEKSNSYTVGVVLQPDFMPGFSMSVDYYSIKIKDAITSPTPGDAIASCFGNITAASATDPNCTVIRRNAVTGSLFGEPTEVPGLFLTTSNLGKLTTDGVDLSLNYDRDLGFAKLALSLNGNWTNSQKFKATPGSINRECVGYYSVNCLSIQPEFSFSQRSTLSFDNADISLLWRYVDGVKFEPQQFQDDLDAALIDPGNCPDPLGADGGACMVDPEFRKIKAEHYFDLTGRFHASENVTITLTVQNLLNNKPKVVGNTLGSTSYNSGNVYPSTYDALGRRYAISAKFRF, from the coding sequence GTGAAGAAAATCGCAAAATTTAACGGCCTCATGGCCGGCGCTGCGCCGGTTGTGCTGGGCTTCGCGCTGCTTTCGGCGCCTGCCTATGCGCAAGACGAAGCAGTCGCGGCCGAAGGCCAGGAAATCATCGTCACCGGTACGCTGATCAAGAATCCGAACCTTCAGCGCGCAACTCCGGTTCTCGCAACCACTGCGGACCAGATCGAACTGAAGCAGAACAACAACGCAGAAGAAATCCTGCGTGAAGTTCCCGGCGCGGTTCCCAGCATCGGTTCGGCGGTCAACAACGGCAACGGCGGCGCATCGTTCGTCAACCTGCGCGGCCTCGGTTCGAACCGCAACGTCGTCCTGCTCGACGGTGTTCGTCTGGTTCCCGCCGAACTGCAGGGCCGTTTCGACCTTAACAACATCCCGCTCGCGCTTATCGAGCGCGTCGACGTCCTGACCGGTGGCGCATCGACGACCTATGGTGCGGACGCGATCTCGGGTGTTGTCAACTTCATCACCAAGTCGGACTTCTCGGGTCTCGAAGCCACGATCTCGAACCAGATCACCGAAAAGGGTGACGGCAATGCGTTCCGCGCAGACGTCACCTTGGGTGCAAACTTCGACGATGGTCGCGGTAACGCGGTCTTCTCGGTTGGCTATCAGCAGACCGACCCGGTTTATCAGGGCGATCGTGGCTTCTCACGCTTTCAGATCGACTCCTACAGCGGTCTGCCCAGCGGTTCGGGTACGTCGTCGCCGTCGCGCTTTACTGGCGTCAGCACCACTGGCCTCGACTCGATCACGGCTGGTTGCGGTCAGGGCTTCAGCATCACTTGCACCAACACGCAGGGCAACCGTCAGGTTACTGCCGCAGGCGGGGCTTTCCGTCCCTCTTCTGCGTTTGATGCATTCAACTTCAACCCGTACAATATCTTCCAGACGCCGTTCGAGCGCTTCAACATCTACGGTGCAGGCCGTTATGAAGTGAGCGACGCCATTGAGGTGTATACCCGCGGTATCTTCTCGAAGAACACCGTCAGCACGATCATCGCTCCCTCGGGCGCGTTCAACATCGGTGTCACCGTTCCGCTCAGCAACCCGTTTCTTTCGGCCGCTCAGCGTAACGCCTTCTGCGCCTTCGACGTGAACCCGGGCGTCGGCTACACGCCGCGGTTCACGCAGGCCGAATGCGCTGCCGCCGCAACCGCGACGGATCCGAGCGATCCCAACTACCGTGCCGTTGGCGTTGGTAGCCGCTTTGTTGCGTCCGACATCAACAACAATGGTACGATCGAAGCCGGCGAAGGTTATCAGTCGAACCCGCAGACCTCTCTGGCCCGCCGTGCAACCGAGTTCGGTCCGCGCGTCAGCGACTTCACGACCACGTTCTTTGACTATCGTCTTGGTGCCCGTGGTGGCATCACCGACAACATCAGCTGGGATGTGTTCGGTGCCTATGGCCAGAGCGAAAACATCCAGACCCAGAAGGGCTACTGGCTGAACTCGCGTGTCCGTCAGGCCCTGATGTCGACGAACAGCACGTCGTGCCTCAATACGGCGAATGATTGCGTTCCGCTCAACCTGTTCGGTCCCGACGGTTCGATCACGCCGGGCATGAATGCGTTCCTTAACGCAAACAGCCAGATTATCACCAAGACCTCGCTCGCTCAGGCGCGTGCGATGATCAACGGCGATGTGGGCTTCACGCTGCCTTGGGCAAGCGACGGCGTCGCGTTCGCAGTCGGTGGTGAATACCGCAAGTACACGGCATCGCAGGAATCCGATCTGCTTTCGCAGTCTGGTGATCTCGGTGGCGCTGGCGGTGCGGCACCGAACATCGCGGGCGGCTTCGATGTATATGAAGCAATCGGCGAACTCGTTGTTCCGGTTGTTCAGGATAAGCCCTTCTTCGAAGATCTGACGATCGAAGCGGGCATCCGTTACTCCAGCTACACCGTCGATGCGCCGGGCAAGCCGAGCTATGACTCGACCACCTGGAAGGCTGGCGGTAGTTGGACCCCGGTTGATGGTGTGAAGATCCGCGGTAACTATGCACATGCAGTCCGCGCACCGAACATCTTTGAACTGTTCAACCCCGTCACGACCGCGCTTACCAACCTCGGCAGCGATCCGTGCGCCGGATCGGCTCCGGTGGCTGACGCTAATCTGCGTGCAATCTGTATTGCACAGGGCGCGCCGGCATCGACCATCGGCGCGATCGAAAACGACGAATCGGGTCAGGTCAACGCAACTGGCGGTGGTAACCTCAACCTGAAGCCTGAAAAGTCGAACAGCTACACGGTCGGTGTTGTCCTGCAGCCTGACTTCATGCCCGGCTTCTCGATGTCGGTCGACTATTACAGCATCAAGATCAAGGACGCGATTACTTCGCCCACTCCGGGCGATGCCATCGCATCCTGCTTTGGCAACATCACGGCTGCCAGCGCAACCGATCCGAACTGCACGGTCATCCGTCGTAACGCGGTGACGGGCAGCCTCTTCGGCGAACCGACGGAAGTTCCGGGCCTGTTCCTGACGACGTCGAACCTCGGCAAGCTGACGACCGACGGCGTTGATCTGTCGCTCAACTATGATCGCGATCTGGGCTTTGCCAAGCTGGCCCTGAGCCTCAACGGCAACTGGACCAACAGCCAGAAGTTCAAGGCAACTCCGGGTTCGATCAATCGTGAGTGCGTTGGCTATTACAGCGTCAACTGCCTTTCGATCCAGCCGGAATTCAGCTTCTCGCAGCGTTCGACCCTGTCGTTCGATAATGCCGATATTTCGCTCCTGTGGCGCTATGTCGACGGCGTGAAGTTTGAGCCGCAGCAGTTCCAGGACGATCTGGACGCAGCACTGATCGATCCGGGTAACTGCCCCGATCCGCTCGGTGCCGATGGCGGCGCCTGCATGGTCGATCCGGAATTCCGCAAGATCAAGGCTGAGCATTATTTCGACCTGACCGGCCGCTTCCACGCGTCCGAGAACGTCACGATCACGCTCACCGTTCAGAATCTTCTGAACAACAAGCCGAAGGTTGTGGGTAACACCCTGGGTTCGACCTCGTACAACAGCGGCAACGTCTATCCGTCGACTTACGACGCTCTGGGCCGTCGCTATGCGATCAGCGCGAAGTTCCGCTTCTGA
- a CDS encoding M23 family metallopeptidase codes for MLVVGCAQTGAPVDSAVANPAPRPAPVIRSAPPPARPDFVLAGPYVQGGIATGLVPSDTVSLTLGGKRVSFAPDGRFLVGFGRDAAAQAELVATRADGTVVRRTLAIAPRGWRIENLSTLPRQTRPSAEFQRLRPDELKQIAAARAVRSNAGGWRQKFIWPATGRISGLFGAQRIYRGEPGAYHSGVDVARPTGAPIMAPADGVVTLAAAAPFTLEGHLLMIDHGMGLNSAFLHMSRIDVRVGDIVRQGQVLGAVGATGRATGPHLHWGMMWEGERIDPLLIAGPMPIPD; via the coding sequence ATGCTTGTCGTCGGGTGTGCGCAAACGGGCGCGCCGGTCGACAGCGCCGTCGCCAATCCTGCACCCAGGCCGGCGCCCGTGATACGGTCCGCACCACCACCGGCGCGTCCCGATTTCGTGCTGGCGGGCCCCTATGTTCAGGGCGGTATAGCAACCGGGCTGGTGCCGTCCGACACCGTGTCGCTGACGCTGGGCGGTAAGCGCGTTTCGTTCGCGCCTGACGGACGCTTTCTTGTCGGCTTCGGGCGCGACGCCGCGGCACAGGCCGAATTGGTCGCCACCCGCGCAGACGGCACCGTGGTGCGGCGCACGCTCGCCATTGCCCCGCGCGGCTGGCGGATCGAAAATCTCAGCACGCTTCCCCGCCAGACGCGCCCGAGCGCCGAATTCCAACGACTGCGCCCTGACGAGTTGAAACAGATCGCCGCCGCGCGTGCGGTCCGTTCCAATGCCGGTGGCTGGCGTCAGAAATTCATCTGGCCCGCAACCGGGCGGATTTCGGGGTTGTTCGGTGCCCAGCGCATCTATCGCGGCGAACCGGGCGCTTATCATTCGGGCGTCGACGTCGCGAGGCCGACGGGCGCGCCGATCATGGCACCTGCCGACGGCGTGGTCACGCTGGCGGCCGCCGCGCCCTTCACGCTTGAGGGGCATCTGCTGATGATTGATCACGGCATGGGGCTGAACAGCGCGTTTCTGCATATGTCGCGTATCGATGTCCGGGTGGGCGATATCGTCCGCCAGGGGCAGGTTCTGGGCGCCGTCGGCGCCACCGGCCGCGCGACGGGGCCGCATCTTCATTGGGGGATGATGTGGGAAGGGGAGCGGATCGATCCGCTGCTCATCGCCGGGCCCATGCCAATCCCGGACTAA
- a CDS encoding DUF2093 domain-containing protein — protein sequence MLMFNSGKQAKLHYMANNLRVLASGDHVVCAVTGEKIPLDQLRYWSVAKQEPYASSEISVRAALGQ from the coding sequence ATGTTGATGTTCAATTCCGGCAAGCAGGCCAAGCTGCATTACATGGCGAACAACCTGCGCGTTCTCGCATCCGGCGATCACGTCGTGTGCGCGGTGACCGGAGAGAAGATCCCGCTCGACCAGCTTCGCTACTGGAGCGTGGCCAAGCAGGAACCCTATGCCAGCTCCGAAATCTCGGTCCGCGCCGCGCTCGGCCAGTGA